One window from the genome of Malus domestica chromosome 01, GDT2T_hap1 encodes:
- the LOC139198302 gene encoding uncharacterized protein translates to MWSELEECGGEKLQQTCRQFQVQGGWTKPPFQTIKVNCDGAWYKQTERGGFGWVARDFVDIFKRAGGVGNILCESSLMAKMEAMRAALLTYVERGFGIVQVETDSKVMVDMLNGVLQPEAVMEGVI, encoded by the coding sequence ATGTGGAGTGAGCTCGAGGAGTGTGGAGGGGAGAAATTGCAGCAGACATGCCGACAGTTCCAGGTTCAGGGAGGGTGGACAAAGCCTCCATTTCAAACAATTAAAGTCAACTGTGATGGGGCTTGGTATAAGCAAACGGAAAGGGGTGGATTTGGGTGGGTTGCTAGAGATTTTGTGGACATTTTTAAAAGAGCTGGAGGGGTAGGGAATATCTTATGTGAATCTAGTTTGATGGCCAAAATGGAAGCGATGAGGGCGGCTTTGTTGACTTATGTGGAGAGAGGCTTTGGGATAGTTCAAGTAGAAACTGATTCGAAGGTAATGGTGGACATGCTAAATGGTGTTTTACAACCGGAGGCTGTCATGGAAGGTGTTATATGA